DNA from Pelodiscus sinensis isolate JC-2024 chromosome 1, ASM4963464v1, whole genome shotgun sequence:
TACTTTTCCTAGGCACCTACATTTCTGCTGGttcaggctgaacctctctagttcagatCTCTCTGGTCCGGACACATctgggctctgtctagactggcaagtttttccgcaaaatcatctgcttttgcagaaaaacttgccagctgtctacactggccgcttgaatttctgcaaaagcactgatgatctcatgtaagatagtcagtacttttgcggaaatactatgctgctcccgtttgggcaaaagtctttttccgaaaaacttttgcgcaaaagggccagtgtagacagcagagatttgttttccgcaaaaaaagccccgatcacgaaaatggcgatcggggcttttttgcagaaaagcgcatctagattggccacggacgcttttctgcaaaaagtgcttttgcggaaaagcgtcctgccaatctagacgcgcttttccgaaaatgcttttaacggaaaacttttccattaaaagcatttccggaaaatcatgccagtgtagatgtagccctgttgTTTGGCAtgtttttagttagccagatgtccgcttagcatgggtgtggccaagtttcccatggccccataatgtttttttacagccaccagtcctggctctcagtgttctgtgctgttatttagctctgatgtACTCCTCAaggtcttccaagagcccagtaagcagtggatgtgttggtaatgctgctagacaacattgacctcccatggtccagaacaTTCTCTGGatccggattagagaggttcaacctgtagatggCTTTGCTAATGCCTAGATCCTGGTACCACGCCACAACTAATGAGCTACTCCAAGCCCCACCACAAGCCAAAGCTCCAGGAGCCCTGAAACAGGATTCTCAAACTACATGTCCCTGCACCTGGCCTCCCAGTAGGGCCTGACCCCTTAGTGCATGTCTATGCCTTGGAGTCTGTGCAAAAGACAGCCAGGTGTGTGTCCCAGAATACCCAGGAGACTAGAGGGTAGGACATTCAGCTGGGACATAGAAGACATCCCAGGAGAGACCTCCTACCACTTGGCTACTGGCGTAGACACTTCACATCAGGAGAGGGTTCCCGGCTGAACCTCCCAAGCAGAGGGGAACGTGTGTTTATGTGCTCCATTTCCTTCCTATTAGAAACTCCATGGCGTCGCCCCGCCAtaatccttatgcctctctgccTGCTCTTGCTGATTCTGGTGATTGTAATGGCTCAGCGGGGTGAGTGTTTTACAGACTCAGACGAACACTGGCCCTGAATTACTCCCTTCTTTTGATGTGTCGGTGATTTCCACGCCATGCATCTGACAGAGTGGTTTTatggtgccacagggctcctcattgcagatacagactagtaCGCTTGCCCCTCTGAAACTCAGAAAAGTCTGTCTCTAGCAGCTGCTGTTCAGCATCCTCCTGGGATACCACTGGAATGGAAGGAGGATCACCATCACAATCTGAAATGAGGACATCATCTTCCTCTATTTTCCCCAACGGAAATATTTATTGACCTCTTCTGCCTTTTCAGCATGATTGATAATTCTATCACTTCAATCTGATAATAGACCaatcccagggtgtgtctagactacagagttttgtcgacaaaagtggacttttgtcaacaaaactatacctgcgtctacactaccgctgagttctgtcgacataacgtcgacagaactcagcagttttgtcgacgctggtaaacctcattttacgaggcataacaccttctgtcgacagagtttctgtcaacagaaggtgttattgcatgtaaactgtcctttgcgtctacactaccatgtcgacaaagcagcttgctttgtcgacagaactgaatgtagtgtagacgctctttgtcgacagaagttttgtcaacagtatccgtcgacaaaacttctgtcgacaaaagcctgtagtctagacgtacccccagtgttaacataggaacataagaacggccagactgggtcagaccaaaggtccatctagtccagtatcctgtctgctcgaggtgtaccggtagttcaaattagagatcctaattagaactacctactccgtgccgcgtgtagccacgggcacggagttcggactgagggggatttaaaaatggtggcgcccgggaagattcaaatgaagcccgggatatttaaatcccgggcttcatttgcaactccggttgcacTCATttacctacctagctcgaactaacgagctagggtagacataccccaagagacataacaaaaaaaaagcagctgctgcttatttatttttttaggcTGCAAGAACAGAGGGAAAGAGCATATTTATACATCAGAAAGGATAATACCTGCTTTGGCCGGACTCTTTCTCTATTTTCCAAACTGCAAGAATGAAGGGGAAAAACATGCTCAAAGGGCAGTACCTGGTCTGCCTGGATCCCTTTACCCCTAATGTATAGCTATCCCAGACCCCTATTCATTCTTACATATTCCAGCAAAAACAACGGTGCCGGTTCTCCTCTTGCGCGTCCTTGAGTAAATACGGAATGACTCCTGTGATCTCATGGGAATTCGACTAGTGTTAAACTAGCTGACGCAAGAGGAGACTCAAGCTCTGCATTCCCGCTGTCAGTCAGTAGGTGGCACTGTAAAGAGCGCTGGGGTGACAGGTGCTGTAGCAACCGGCTAGCTCTGGGCACCACCGTCTTTTCCGTTCTCGTCTCTTTAAAGTTTACCATCTGACCAAGAAATCAGAGGAGCAGCTGGAGATCCTTGAAATAGAAAACATCGTCCTCTCGGAGACACTGCAGCAGCTGACAACTGGCAAAGGTAAGGAACCACAGCTACAGCCTGGGAGGAAGAGACTCTGCCTATCCACCAATTCCTCCCGCCCCtctatgtcagttgtgtagctgaagtcaaagtagcttaactcggctttctccacagcaggaagtcgaagggagaacgcTCTTTCTTCGACGTCCCttgctcctcgtaaaatgagggttacagcagtcagactaagtcctccagcttgacagtatcaTATatgtagtagcccaatgtctatgactctgtaacgctgaaatgctggctgttccctctgggcggcgctgttgcctccctggctgtacgtcattgccccgccccccttcgcgccccccttcacctcccgctgtggcactcggctaacttctgcgccgctcagccggacCGCCGCAgaggagcccaaacggccacttgctcccctgcggtggcccagctaagtggtgcagaagtcagccgagcaccacggcgggaggcgaagtggggcagggcagtgacgtgtggcatgacagcagctccaggccccgacccctggccgtgaacatcaccatcccacccccccttcacctcccgcagtggcgctcagctgacttctgcgccgttcagccgggccgccgcgtgggagcgaGTGGCGGAAGCGGCCGTTTGGGttccgtggtcccccgagtgataggcaggagggggagaagagaaagagagagacagagagagaggcaggaggcggaggagagctgagagagagagagggggaggcagtaggaggaggaggagagagagagagagagagagagagagagagagatggagcaagagaccagaggctcaggagagaagagaaacgtggaggagagacctgaaaagcccgtcttatgatgggctaattggctagtttcaaaataatggctagctgtgtagacacactctttgttatttcgaaataacgctgctgtgtagacgtatttAGAGCCTCAGCTATTCTCTCCTTCACCTCTGTTCTGACCCGTCTCTTGATTCCTCCCTCCCTAGATCCTTCTCTAGCTTTCCTTCCATCCTTATATCCTTGTCTGTTTCCTCTGCTCCCGATCTGTTTCTGATCGGACTCTCTTCCTTTTGTTGTGACCATCACATCCATAGACCATCAGGGGCTAGAAATTCTTGTCTCCATCTTCCTGTTACACCTGTTCATGGAAGATGGGGTTATGACTGTACCTCAATCCAGGACCTGCGCTCTCCGCTGAGACGAGGTACCCATTTGCTGTGTACCCCATTTGTTGCTGAAGAAAGGGGCTGACGGTCAAAGGCAGTAGGTCCAGCGGAACTATTCAGTGCGAGAAGAGGCAGGCCAGGATGGGTCAGGGGTTTAGAATTCTAAGCGAGGGGAATTTCCCATCATCCTTCACACCCCGCAGTGCGGAGCTGCAGTACCACAATGCTCGTGGAGGGTGAGGACTGAAAGcctgtcttgtttcccttttcttcAAGAGGACAACTGCAGCATGTGTGAGGTGGGCTGGGACCAATGGGGCAACAGATGTTACTTCTTTGCCACGAGCGTCAAAACCTGGCACAGGGGCTTAAAAGCTTGTACCTCGATGTCGGCCAGCCTGGTGAAGATCGAAACGAAGAAGGAGCTGGTACAGAACCCCCTCCCCCGGTTCTCCTCTCTGTTGATATTGGTTGCTGATAAGACTTGTATATAAACAccgaggctgcgtctagacgggcatgattttgcggaaatacttttaacggaaacgtttttccgttaaaagtatttctgcaaaagcgcgtctagattggcacggatgcttttgcgcaaaaagtgcttttgtgcaaaagcatccatggccagtctagacgcgattttgcgcaagaaagccccgatcgccattttagccatcgggacttttttgcgcaaaacagttcttccctgtctacactggccctcttgtgcaagtattcttgtgcaagagggctttttcccgagtgggagcgggaaagtatttgcgaaagaagcactgattttgtacattacaaagtcagtgttcttgcacaaattcaagcggccagtgtagacagctagcaagtttttgcgcaaaatcttgcagtctagatgcaccctgagtgtcTGTGGCACGCTGGGGAGGAGAGACCAATTGGCAGGGGGATATGGATTGGAACATGAGGCCTTTCACCTCTAGAGCACCAggtccagcccagagccaggtcGGGAGCAACCCCCTCCATTGAGTTCCCAGTGGTGTTAACTGGGAACTTTTTAGAGACCAGTTAACTTCCTTGCTATCGTCCTTTTTGGAGCCCAAGGAAGGCCTGGCTTATCGGAGCAAACACCCTCAGCTTGTCCTCAGAGGCTGGTCTCTGCTTCTGTCATCGCAGGTCCTTTCAGGAGCACAAAGGGCATTTAAAGAAGGTTTCCCCCTCATTAGTTAGCGCCAGGACTGGGGAGTCCCATTGCAAATGACTGAGCTTTGGGAGCTAGCGATCAGGGGCGGCGGGTAATGCAGGCAAggaaaggcacagccttcccaacaCTGCCTACGCACCCCAGCTACCAGGAAACCTGGAACCCGGCTCCCCGACCACCAGAGAGAGATGGGGCTAGGACCTCAGCACGACAGCCCTGGCCAGGAAGTATTGGGCtaggtgggtggggcttggctccaggggcggggcctcgggtggaaggggttgGGCTAGGGCTTGCCTTCCTCAGCGGAGCACACCCGCCGCCCCTCCTGGCAAGCAAGGAGCAGGGTGAAATAGCAATTTATGGAGCTCACTACTGAGGAGTTCCTGGAACCCGGGACACCGAAGcaaatcagttagggtatgtctacactaccccgctagttcgaactagcggggtaatgtaggcataccgcacttgcaaatgaagcccgggatttgaatttcccgggcttcatttgcataagcggggagccacaatttttaaaaccctgctggttcgaaccccgtgcagcgcggctacacggggcatgaactaggtagttcaaactaggcttcctagttcgaactacctagttcgtgccccgtgtagccgcgctgcacggggttcgaaccagcggggttttaaaaatggcggctccccgcttatgcaaatgaagcccgggaaattcaaatcccgggcttcattagcaagtgcggtatgcctacattaccccgctagttcgaactagcggggtagtgtagacatacccttaggaaacCCGAGTTCAGGGGGAGATTCCTGCCTGCCTGAGAAGTGCATTTAGCATCGTGAACTAGGAGACGTGGTTaacctgccttgggcagggggctggactcgatggcttcctgcggtctcttccagccctgggattccatGTGGACAGGGCCGTTGAACTTTGTGTTTCTGGGCAGGACCAGAGCAGCTAGCTGGGGGGTCCTAGCAGCAGGGTCTCCATGCTGACATAGTGGACAGTGGACGAGGTGCAATATGAGGTTTTTTCCACCTTGTGGGACTGCACCCAGCACTAGCCCCTCACGGCAATGAACCACTGCACAGGATGGGCCTTTGGTGACTCTGGCTTGGTAGCTCCTGAGTCTGCGGTTCCTGCTTTTATTCCTCCTTCCTGCCAAGAATAATCTTATTTGGGCCCAACACAAAGGGGTCGGGTGGTTTGGTAGTTAAATCAGGCCCTAGAAGCCAGGGGATCTGGGGTCGCAGTGCACGTCCCTGGGAGGGTCCCGGAGACCAGGAGCCTAGCGTGAGACACCTCTACCTTGATTTAAGGCAATTAAATTATTGGCCTGATTTCCAGAAGGGCTCCGCCTCTCATCTCCCCCAGACGCCTTCAAAGAGAACAGGGTCTTTCAGGGAGGGGCTGATCATTGTCCTTTGCTGTCTGGAGCAGGAGTTCTTGCAACGCGAGACCTCCAAGCACTTCTACCCACGCCAGCGAGATCGTTACTACTCGCCCTTCTGGACGGGGCTGACCTATGACAATAACATCGGGAACTGGACGTGGGCGGATGGCTCCCGCTTCTCCTTCCAGCTGTACGTTGCTCCTCCGTGCGCGGGCCCATCACAGGCGTGCCAAACCAGGGAATGCTGTGAATGGTGCAGGTTCTCCACCCTACATGGGGTTCACGGTTACAACCAACAGCAGGTTTCTCTTCCATTTAACGACAGGAGAATATTGGAAAATGGCCAGCTGGTTTCTGAGCAGGTCTGTCCACAACAATCCACCTTTAACGCAACTGTGTGTAACCCACCTCCATGAGGGGTATAGGCAGCCCGAGTACACTGCCACGAAACTTGGTGTGCTCAGGGGGTGAGAAAGTTTTA
Protein-coding regions in this window:
- the LOC112545267 gene encoding natural killer cells antigen CD94-like; translated protein: MPVQQRKVKGTPSHINVIYQAKQDGPAADTAAAETPWRRPAIILMPLCLLLLILVIVMAQRVYHLTKKSEEQLEILEIENIVLSETLQQLTTGKEDNCSMCEVGWDQWGNRCYFFATSVKTWHRGLKACTSMSASLVKIETKKELEFLQRETSKHFYPRQRDRYYSPFWTGLTYDNNIGNWTWADGSRFSFQLFQVSGAKGCVYIQKEKFYPQSCAKRDLYICEKLAKFGGP